Proteins encoded within one genomic window of Natator depressus isolate rNatDep1 chromosome 1, rNatDep2.hap1, whole genome shotgun sequence:
- the LIMS1 gene encoding LIM and senescent cell antigen-like-containing domain protein 1 isoform X6, translated as MENMEFQSRAHSYMIPENEEVPHRGIHDVHNTNGNEGEKAVSKLQRRHSDIKVYKEFCDFYARFNMANALANAICERCKGGFAPAEKIVNSNGELYHEQCFVCAQCFQQFPEGLFYEA; from the exons ATGGAAAATATGGAATTCCAAAGCAGAGCTCACTCCTATATGATTCCAGAGAATGAAGAAGTTCCACACAGGGGAATTCATGATGTCCATAATACCAATGGAAATGAAGGCGAGAAAGCAGTGTCAAAATTACAACGTAGGCACAGTGACATAAAAGTATACAAAGAATTTTGTGACTTTTATGCAAGATT TAATATGGCAAATGCTCTTGCAAATGCCATATGTGAGCGCTGCAAAGGGGGCTTTGCACCTGCTGAGAAGATTGTTAACAGCAATGGTGAACTGTACCATGAACAGTGTTTTGTGTGTGCCCAGTGCTTTCAGCAGTTCCCTGAAGGGCTCTTTTACGAG gcctag